From a single Aquipuribacter nitratireducens genomic region:
- a CDS encoding ArgP/LysG family DNA-binding transcriptional regulator gives MALDLDTAQLRSLAAAVDTGSLEAAAHALHVTPSAMSQRLRALEGAVGQVLLVRSRPVRPTGAGEVVLRLARQVLALSHEVAVELGSGPADTDAWPLVPVAVNADSLATWVLPALAALAPPVRVELHRADQDRTHLLLRDGTVMAAVTSRADPAPGCRSVPLGRMRYRAMATPAVLERWFSHLDPVDALARAPLVRYDRDDDLQHVVLRRVGVTVDPPTHTVPATGEHLAAVGLGLGWGMVPDARHGVPVGAPAGLVPLPLPTATATVDVALHWQSWRLRSPALSRVGDALVAAAAARLHG, from the coding sequence GTGGCACTCGACCTGGACACCGCACAGCTGCGATCCCTCGCCGCCGCGGTCGACACCGGCAGTCTCGAGGCCGCCGCGCACGCACTCCACGTCACGCCGTCGGCGATGAGCCAGCGGCTGCGAGCCCTCGAAGGGGCGGTCGGCCAGGTGCTGCTCGTCCGCAGCCGCCCGGTGCGCCCGACGGGCGCGGGCGAGGTCGTGCTGCGGCTCGCCCGCCAGGTGCTCGCGCTGTCGCACGAGGTCGCGGTCGAGCTCGGCTCCGGTCCCGCGGACACCGACGCGTGGCCGCTCGTCCCGGTGGCGGTGAACGCCGACTCGCTCGCGACCTGGGTGCTACCGGCCCTGGCGGCGCTCGCGCCACCGGTCCGGGTCGAGCTGCACCGTGCCGACCAGGACCGCACGCACCTGCTGCTGCGCGACGGGACGGTCATGGCCGCGGTGACCTCGCGCGCCGACCCGGCGCCCGGCTGCCGCAGCGTGCCGCTGGGGCGGATGCGCTACCGGGCCATGGCGACGCCCGCCGTCCTCGAGCGGTGGTTCAGCCACCTCGACCCGGTGGACGCGCTCGCGCGCGCTCCGCTCGTGCGCTACGACCGCGACGACGACCTCCAGCACGTCGTGCTCCGCCGGGTCGGGGTCACGGTCGACCCGCCGACGCACACCGTGCCCGCGACAGGTGAGCACCTCGCGGCGGTCGGGCTCGGGCTGGGGTGGGGGATGGTGCCGGACGCGCGCCACGGTGTCCCCGTCGGCGCGCCGGCGGGGCTCGTCCCGCTCCCGCTCCCGACGGCTACCGCCACGGTGGACGTCGCGCTGCACTGGCAGTCGTGGCGGCTGCGGTCCCCGGCGCTGTCCCGCGTCGGGGACGCCCTGGTGGCCGCGGCTGCGGCGCGCCTGCACGGCTAG
- a CDS encoding YceI family protein produces the protein MTDTVFDKAPSEAIADLNGTYAIDASHTRLGFTARHAMVTNVKGSFSDFEGTVSIDTANPANSTAEVTIQLASVSTGSADRDAHLRSGDFFDVEQYPTMTFRSTGVEDVDVAAGTFTLVGDLTIKDVTKPVRIDLTFDGSAKDPFGNYRAGFEGKAVVNRKDWNLTWNAALETGGVLVSEKIKLDFDVALVKNA, from the coding sequence ATGACCGACACCGTCTTCGACAAGGCCCCCAGCGAGGCCATCGCCGACCTCAACGGCACCTACGCGATCGACGCCTCGCACACCCGTCTCGGCTTCACCGCCCGCCACGCCATGGTCACGAACGTCAAGGGCTCGTTCTCCGACTTCGAGGGCACGGTGTCCATCGACACCGCGAACCCCGCCAACAGCACGGCCGAGGTCACGATCCAGCTCGCGTCCGTCAGCACCGGCTCCGCCGACCGCGACGCGCACCTGCGCTCCGGCGACTTCTTCGACGTCGAGCAGTACCCGACGATGACCTTCCGCTCGACCGGCGTCGAGGACGTCGACGTCGCCGCCGGCACCTTCACCCTGGTCGGCGACCTCACCATCAAGGACGTGACGAAGCCCGTCCGCATCGACCTCACCTTCGACGGCTCCGCGAAGGACCCGTTCGGCAACTACCGCGCGGGCTTCGAGGGCAAGGCCGTCGTCAACCGCAAGGACTGGAACCTCACGTGGAACGCCGCGCTCGAGACCGGCGGCGTCCTCGTCTCGGAGAAGATCAAGCTCGACTTCGACGTCGCGCTCGTGAAGAACGCCTGA
- a CDS encoding prolyl oligopeptidase family serine peptidase, protein MTDLTTDTSDIPDTAREADAATSPFADLDAYQALPRLGGLALSPDGTRLVTGLQTLNPEANRFVTALWEVDPSGRRPARRLTRSAKGESLATFTPDGTLLFTSARPDPDAPGDDDGPAALWALPPGPGEARVVAARPGGIGVACVARDSGDVVVTSATLPGADDTAASDEERRKARKDGKVTAILHEAFPVRYWDGDLGPDAPRLLVGRLGDDDDADLELRQVVGHVRHGLRHAVVDVTADGRTAVTTWDTIEGRAVSRFSLVSIDLATGARRTLLSDPDLEFEQPRISPDGSTVALQVYRRSTPDDPGDYRLAVAPLGRPGEVDNGSEHVTYREVAPGWDRWSGRPVWTPDGRALLVTADSDGRAPVFRVDVASGAVTQLTGDDAAYSDVVVSADGRHVYALRSAVGAPPAPVRLDPETPHQTPVHLRGPVPAPVVPGRLEEVTATGEDGTPLRAWLCLPDGADEERPAPLLLWIHGGPLGSWNAWSWRWNPWLAVARGYAVLLPDPALSTGYGIEFIRRGWGAWGDAPYSDLLALTDAAEARGDVDETRTAAMGGSFGGYMANWVGGHTDRFRAIVTHASLYALDQFAATTDAAHYWEREMSPEMTAHHSPHHHVDRWVTPTLVVHGDKDYRVPIGEALRLWWDLASKDTDEHGVMPHKFLYFPDENHWILTPNHSTLWYETVFAFLAHHVLGQEWRTPELLR, encoded by the coding sequence GTGACGGACCTCACGACGGACACCTCGGACATCCCGGACACCGCGCGCGAGGCTGACGCGGCCACGAGCCCGTTCGCCGACCTCGACGCGTACCAGGCGCTGCCGCGCCTCGGCGGTCTCGCTCTCAGCCCGGACGGCACGCGGCTCGTCACGGGCCTGCAGACCCTCAACCCCGAGGCCAACCGCTTCGTCACCGCGCTGTGGGAGGTCGACCCGAGCGGCCGCAGGCCCGCGCGCCGGCTCACGCGCAGCGCGAAGGGGGAGAGCCTCGCGACGTTCACGCCCGACGGCACCCTCCTCTTCACCTCCGCCCGGCCGGACCCCGACGCCCCGGGCGACGACGACGGGCCCGCGGCGCTGTGGGCGCTCCCGCCCGGTCCCGGCGAGGCCCGTGTGGTCGCCGCCCGCCCCGGCGGCATCGGTGTCGCGTGCGTCGCGAGGGACTCCGGCGACGTCGTGGTGACGAGCGCGACGCTGCCCGGCGCCGACGACACCGCCGCATCCGACGAGGAGCGGCGCAAGGCCCGCAAGGACGGGAAGGTCACCGCGATCCTCCACGAGGCCTTCCCCGTGCGGTACTGGGACGGCGACCTGGGTCCCGACGCGCCCCGGCTGCTCGTCGGCCGGCTCGGTGACGACGACGACGCCGACCTCGAGCTGCGCCAGGTCGTCGGGCACGTGCGCCACGGCCTGCGCCACGCCGTCGTCGACGTCACAGCCGACGGGCGGACCGCGGTCACGACGTGGGACACCATCGAGGGCCGCGCCGTCAGCCGCTTCTCCCTCGTGAGCATCGACCTCGCGACCGGGGCACGCCGCACCCTCCTGTCGGACCCCGACCTCGAGTTCGAGCAGCCGCGCATCAGCCCGGACGGCTCGACCGTCGCGCTGCAGGTGTACCGCCGCTCCACCCCGGACGACCCGGGCGACTACCGCCTCGCCGTCGCGCCCCTCGGGCGCCCGGGCGAGGTCGACAACGGCAGCGAGCACGTCACCTACCGCGAGGTGGCGCCGGGCTGGGACCGCTGGTCGGGCCGGCCGGTGTGGACCCCGGACGGCCGGGCGCTGCTCGTCACCGCCGACTCCGACGGGCGTGCGCCGGTGTTCCGCGTCGACGTCGCCTCCGGCGCCGTCACCCAGCTGACCGGCGACGACGCCGCCTACTCCGACGTCGTCGTGAGCGCCGACGGGCGGCACGTCTACGCCCTCCGCTCCGCGGTCGGCGCCCCGCCGGCTCCGGTCCGCCTCGACCCCGAGACCCCGCACCAGACGCCGGTGCATCTGCGGGGCCCCGTACCCGCGCCCGTCGTGCCGGGCCGGCTCGAGGAGGTCACCGCGACGGGGGAGGACGGCACCCCCCTGCGGGCGTGGCTGTGCCTGCCGGACGGCGCCGACGAGGAGCGCCCGGCGCCGCTGCTCCTGTGGATCCACGGTGGTCCGCTCGGGTCGTGGAACGCGTGGTCGTGGCGCTGGAACCCGTGGCTCGCCGTGGCCCGCGGCTACGCGGTCCTCCTGCCCGACCCCGCCCTCTCGACCGGCTACGGGATCGAGTTCATCCGCCGCGGTTGGGGGGCGTGGGGCGACGCGCCCTACAGCGACCTGCTCGCGCTCACCGACGCAGCCGAGGCCCGCGGCGACGTCGACGAGACGCGCACCGCGGCCATGGGCGGTTCCTTCGGCGGCTACATGGCGAACTGGGTGGGCGGCCACACCGACCGCTTCCGCGCGATCGTCACCCACGCCTCGCTCTACGCCCTCGACCAGTTCGCGGCCACCACCGACGCCGCCCACTACTGGGAGCGCGAGATGAGCCCGGAGATGACGGCCCACCACAGTCCCCACCACCACGTGGACCGCTGGGTCACCCCGACCCTCGTCGTGCACGGCGACAAGGACTACCGCGTGCCGATCGGCGAGGCGCTGCGCCTGTGGTGGGACCTCGCGAGCAAGGACACCGACGAGCACGGCGTCATGCCGCACAAGTTCCTCTACTTCCCGGACGAGAACCACTGGATCCTCACGCCCAACCACTCGACGCTCTGGTACGAGACGGTCTTCGCGTTCCTCGCCCACCACGTGCTGGGGCAGGAGTGGCGCACGCCCGAGCTGCTGCGGTGA
- a CDS encoding DUF805 domain-containing protein gives MTFTGAVASVLRQYATFDGRARRSEYWWFTLFYALVYGLPYLVGTLLLAGATDPVTGQPTSPGALVGAFLAFGAAGLVALGLLVPTLAVSVRRLHDSGRSGWWYCISFVPFVGGLLLLVHMVRESDAGPNRFGPDPRAGLVAAPPAPAAPSSVSFAYGPGRTLLPGDASR, from the coding sequence ATGACCTTCACCGGGGCCGTCGCCTCCGTCCTGCGTCAGTACGCCACGTTCGACGGGCGCGCGCGCCGCTCGGAGTACTGGTGGTTCACGCTGTTCTACGCGCTCGTCTACGGACTGCCGTACCTCGTCGGCACGCTCCTGCTCGCGGGCGCCACGGACCCGGTGACCGGCCAGCCGACGAGCCCCGGCGCCCTCGTCGGCGCGTTCCTCGCGTTCGGCGCCGCGGGCCTCGTGGCGCTCGGCCTGCTCGTGCCGACCCTCGCGGTGTCGGTCCGGCGCCTCCACGACAGCGGGCGCAGCGGCTGGTGGTACTGCATCTCGTTCGTGCCGTTCGTCGGCGGTCTGCTGCTGCTCGTCCACATGGTCCGCGAGTCCGACGCGGGACCCAACCGGTTCGGCCCGGACCCTCGGGCCGGTCTCGTCGCCGCCCCGCCCGCTCCGGCCGCCCCGTCCTCCGTGTCGTTCGCGTACGGCCCGGGCCGTACCCTGCTGCCGGGCGACGCCTCACGCTGA
- a CDS encoding Gfo/Idh/MocA family protein, with protein MTTTSTRVPYEPVRDRPVRWGVVGPGRIANGVVRDLREQCAADGVLHAVASRSVDRARVFADEHGAAVAYGSYLELLDDSDVDVVYVATPHRQHHQLALAALERGKHLLVEKAFTCTLAGAEEVVAAARERGLFVMEAMWTRFQPTVVRLRELVAEGAVGDVRSVRADLGLRVPFDAADRLWDPAQGGGALLDLGVYPLSWLQMVLGGRPTRLDHVGSLAHNGVDAESTLLWHAEDGRHGVASCSLLSPLPGAAAVFGGEGWIEVPPRFHHPDRLLVHRRRDGRSVESTEEVVAPARGTGYSHELDEVHRCLREGLTESPTMPLDDTLAVMGVLEEALHRLGITFTEDDAVV; from the coding sequence GTGACGACGACGAGCACCCGCGTCCCCTACGAGCCGGTCCGCGACCGCCCCGTCCGCTGGGGGGTGGTCGGGCCCGGTCGCATCGCGAACGGCGTCGTCCGCGACCTGCGGGAGCAGTGCGCCGCCGACGGCGTCCTCCATGCCGTCGCCTCCCGCAGCGTCGACCGTGCCCGGGTGTTCGCCGACGAGCACGGCGCCGCGGTCGCGTACGGCTCCTACCTCGAGCTGCTCGACGACTCCGACGTCGACGTGGTGTACGTCGCGACCCCGCACCGGCAGCACCACCAGCTCGCGCTCGCCGCGCTCGAGCGCGGCAAGCACCTGCTCGTGGAGAAGGCCTTCACGTGCACCCTGGCCGGGGCCGAGGAGGTCGTGGCAGCGGCCCGCGAGCGTGGGCTGTTCGTCATGGAGGCGATGTGGACGCGCTTCCAGCCGACCGTCGTCCGCCTCCGCGAGCTCGTCGCCGAGGGCGCGGTCGGGGACGTGCGGAGCGTGCGCGCCGACCTCGGGCTGCGGGTGCCGTTCGACGCCGCGGACCGGCTGTGGGACCCCGCCCAGGGCGGTGGCGCGCTCCTCGACCTCGGCGTCTACCCGCTCTCGTGGCTGCAGATGGTGCTGGGCGGCCGCCCGACCCGCCTCGACCACGTCGGGAGCCTCGCGCACAACGGCGTCGACGCCGAGTCCACGCTGCTGTGGCACGCCGAGGACGGTCGCCACGGCGTCGCGTCGTGCTCGCTCCTGTCGCCCCTGCCCGGGGCAGCCGCGGTGTTCGGGGGCGAGGGCTGGATCGAGGTGCCCCCGCGCTTCCACCACCCCGACCGCCTGCTCGTCCACCGTCGGCGCGACGGGCGCTCCGTCGAGTCCACCGAGGAGGTCGTCGCGCCGGCGCGCGGGACCGGGTACTCCCACGAGCTCGACGAGGTGCACCGCTGCCTGCGGGAGGGGCTCACCGAGTCGCCGACCATGCCGCTCGACGACACGCTCGCGGTCATGGGCGTGCTCGAGGAGGCCCTCCACCGCCTCGGGATCACGTTCACCGAGGACGACGCCGTGGTGTGA
- a CDS encoding endonuclease/exonuclease/phosphatase family protein, translating into MRVVTWNVENLFSPGGEDTPSPEEHAATLETLTGVVAALAPDVLAVQEIGDERALDDLTASLRAATGGDWVSRASRAPDSRGIRVGVLTTRDVVATDDVEAFAPRLRPVQVDDSGTTQDRLGRGALLVTVAADSGPLHVLTAHLKSKLLTYPGGRFGPRDEGERARAGAYALYRRAAEAATLRVAANRVLDGRGDSVALVVAGDMNDTTDAATTQVLQGPPGSEIGTAGERIPDRGDPWRLWNVAPLIPEERRFSRVYRGSGELIDHLLVSRALLERIDGADAAIDVQPGGGLPSVTDDPRPRIGTPGSDHAPVVVDLDW; encoded by the coding sequence ATGCGGGTCGTGACGTGGAACGTCGAGAACCTCTTCTCCCCCGGCGGGGAGGACACCCCCTCCCCCGAGGAGCACGCGGCGACGCTCGAGACCCTGACGGGCGTCGTGGCCGCGCTCGCGCCGGACGTCCTCGCGGTGCAGGAAATCGGCGACGAGCGCGCCCTCGACGACCTCACCGCGTCCCTGCGCGCCGCGACGGGCGGCGACTGGGTGTCCCGGGCGTCCCGTGCGCCGGACTCCCGTGGCATCCGGGTGGGCGTCCTCACGACCCGGGACGTCGTCGCCACCGACGACGTCGAGGCGTTCGCGCCCCGGCTGCGGCCGGTCCAGGTCGACGACTCGGGGACGACGCAGGACCGCCTGGGCCGCGGCGCGCTGCTCGTGACGGTCGCCGCCGACTCCGGGCCGCTGCACGTCCTCACGGCGCACCTGAAGTCGAAGCTCCTCACCTACCCGGGCGGCCGGTTCGGCCCGCGCGACGAGGGCGAGCGGGCCCGTGCCGGCGCCTACGCCCTCTACCGCCGGGCGGCCGAGGCCGCGACGCTCCGCGTCGCCGCGAACCGCGTGCTCGACGGCCGCGGTGACTCCGTCGCCCTCGTCGTCGCCGGCGACATGAACGACACGACCGACGCCGCGACCACCCAGGTGCTCCAGGGGCCGCCCGGCTCGGAGATCGGCACGGCGGGTGAGCGGATCCCCGACCGCGGCGACCCGTGGCGGCTGTGGAACGTGGCGCCGCTCATCCCCGAGGAGCGACGTTTCTCCCGCGTCTACCGCGGCAGCGGCGAGCTCATCGACCACCTCCTCGTCTCGCGCGCCCTGCTCGAGCGCATCGACGGCGCAGACGCCGCGATCGACGTGCAGCCGGGCGGTGGGCTGCCGAGCGTCACCGACGACCCGCGTCCCCGCATCGGCACGCCGGGCTCCGACCACGCACCGGTCGTCGTCGACCTCGACTGGTAG
- a CDS encoding LysE/ArgO family amino acid transporter — protein sequence MTALLAGLGLGLSLIVAIGAQNAFVLRQGLRGEHVGAVVAVCATSDAVLISAGVAGAGALLEAVPWFVVVFRFGGAAFLLLYAAFAARRALRPGTLDPARAPVRAGLLPTVGTALALTWLNPHVYLDTVVLLGSVAQGWGDARVLFAVGAVAGSIMWFALLGFGARLLRPVFARPGAWRVLDALVAVVMVAIAVGLLVG from the coding sequence GTGACCGCCCTGCTCGCCGGCCTCGGCCTCGGCCTCTCCCTCATCGTCGCGATCGGCGCCCAGAACGCCTTCGTCCTGCGGCAGGGGCTGCGAGGGGAGCACGTCGGCGCCGTCGTCGCGGTGTGCGCGACCTCCGACGCGGTCCTCATCAGCGCGGGCGTCGCCGGCGCCGGTGCGCTGCTCGAGGCCGTCCCGTGGTTCGTCGTCGTCTTCCGCTTCGGCGGTGCGGCGTTCCTCCTCCTCTACGCCGCGTTCGCCGCGCGACGGGCGCTGCGACCCGGGACGCTCGACCCCGCTCGGGCGCCGGTCCGTGCGGGACTGCTCCCGACCGTCGGGACGGCCCTGGCGCTCACGTGGCTCAACCCGCACGTCTACCTCGACACCGTCGTGCTCCTCGGCTCCGTCGCGCAGGGCTGGGGCGATGCCCGGGTGCTCTTCGCCGTCGGCGCCGTGGCCGGGAGCATCATGTGGTTCGCCCTGCTCGGGTTCGGCGCGCGCCTGCTGCGACCGGTGTTCGCCCGGCCCGGCGCGTGGCGCGTGCTCGACGCGCTCGTCGCCGTCGTCATGGTCGCGATCGCGGTCGGTCTGCTGGTGGGGTGA